AACCGGGGTCGGGATGAGAAGCGTCATCTCTTGGAAAACCGACGCTATCTTTCTATATTTCGCCAACTATGGGACCAACGACCAAATCTCGTCGATCGAAACACGACCGATTCTGCCGATTTATTTAGTTCTTCCGCGAGATAATCGATACCTCCATACGTTTTCGAGCAGACAGAAAAATCCGAACGAAACGGACGATGAAACTAATTAGAGAGTCTGTCTGTTCCGCTCGCCGGAAAATTTCTCCGTTCGAATTACAAAACGGATTGCGATCGGATAACAGAAATCGCGCAAACGCGGGAATATTTTAATCCCGATCCGCGATATAACTTCCGTAAATCAGATTACAGGGAATAACGCGTTAAATCATAATGTACGACGCATATTACGTCAAACGAGTAAATTACGTACTATTATTAATTCTTCAAATGCGATGCTTCATTTAGCGGCTGTCTCTGTGACGAAGAACATTACGAATCGTTAATACGAACGTTGATAATCGTAATAGATCGCAACCGTATCGGGATCGAAGAGATCTCATCTTATCTTGGGAAACTTGGAATAAATCTTTCGGCAAATACGGTAGCCGGAAGATTACGAGAATTTTTAGCAGATACACGAGCGTAATAAAGGGAAAAGTGCAAATACAACAAATTTTCGTGCGTAAGAGAAAAAGAGTACTACGCTTAAATCACCATAGCATAGCGTGTAGAATCGCGTGAGACAAACAAATACGCGGAACGTTGCGCAAGCCTTAATTAAAGTGCGCGCTGTCTAATTAACGTACAACATACAGTTTACTCTTATCAGAACACGATGTTCATTAGGAAAATTGTAGAGTGGCCCGTTAAATTACTTTTCGAACCTATCGATAGAATTGAATACGCGTATTGCCAGAGTGTAAGCTTCGCTTGTATCGCGTTAAGAAGTTAACAATTGAACGACTATCTTTTACCATTAAACCGTTCATATGTACGTAAAGGAATGTCTTTATTCGTAGAGAGGAGATTCGCGACCACCGATGAGAAAACTTGAAGACAACTGAGAATTCCTGAAAATTTACACAGTTTCGTCGATCGCAGAGACGTATAATAAGTATTTTGCAGGAACAGTGGCACTCTGGCCCAAAGGTACTCTTGCGAAAACACTTAAACCATGGCTGTGTGAAATAAAACCGAATTACTACTGGAAAGCGTCCAAATTGAATATGGATTTTTAATTGTTACGAGAGAACGCGACCGCGACAGCGTCGTTTCAGAAATACGGAGAATCGAGAGTAACGCGGTGCCGCGCTTCGATGCGACGCAGTCTCCGTGTCGGTTTAATTAAATGACGATAAATCGAAAGAGATAGGGAAAGAGTTGACAGCGAGACAGGGGTGGTAGAGAGAGGCAGAGCTGCATAACCGATTGCAGTCAAGTTGTATTTCCAAACTCGCGTACGTTACGCGCGCTGACAAACAATAAATAAAGTTGACCGCCAATCGGACAACCAAGCTAGCAATCGATAGCGACCGGTCTTTGATTAATTACACGACCACACGCGACGTTCGTAGGAATTAACTATTTGCTATTTTGAAATTTAGCCCGATATAATAGGACGTAGGTAGAATGATTTGTCGTCCAGATTCATCGTTCACATTTCATTTTACGCGATACCTTCGTTCCAATCGTATTACAAATTTGACAAAAGAGTGGAAGTATTTTTTAAAAGGACTTTGCCCTCTCAAAATTACTGTATCTCTCGCGTTGAATTCACGTCGATAGCGGCGAGAATATTTTTAGGTGGCAACGGTATGTGGCATCGACGATTATACCACCGCTGTGAGCAACTATCCGAAGAAAAGATCTCTGAacgtcgaagaagaagaaaaaacggaTTAGAGGTTGGTAGAAAGACAGGTTCGAGAAATCCCGCGGATTTTCAGCTCCCTCCCCTGTTTCCCCCTCCACTCtgtatctttctctttctctttttctttctgctaCCCTTCGGGATCTTCGTACGCCCCATGGGAAATCGGCCTAAACGGAGTCGTCCAAAACAGGTTTTCAAAGATCTCCACGTTTCGAAGAATAGCTATTTCGGATGACCGTGACAAATCGTTACTACGAGACTAAAGCAACAAAACTATGAGTCACGATACCAGATATTCAAATAAACATAAaccataaaaaataatatagtcCATTCTCAGCAGgtcaaagagagagagagagagagagaagccaAGCGTTTGCAGTAGCTGAAAGATAGGGGAAAGATCGAATCGGTCGGCGACTACAATAACAATCGAATGTAACATTGGTAATGTCGGTACAAGCTGGTACGACGTTTATCAGTTGTGGATAAAAGAGTGAGAGAAAAAATATCGAATGGGGAGAAATCTGAGTTGGTACGGTCCTGATCCGAAGTTATCCGAGCTCCGCGAGAGAGCCGATTATATTAAATGGCTGGTAAAACGGTCTGCTTAACATAGCGTTTATCTGCTCCTCTTGGTTTTAGTACTTTTTCACTGCCTCGTCAGCCATTGCCCATAAACTCTACTACAAGCCTtgcctctttttctctcttcatcCCCTGTCGCTCGCTCTCCGCTACCCCGTACATTTTTCTCTGTACCTTCGTCTGACCTACGCGTACATGCGCAACCATGTGTCTGCGCGAGAACACGCGTGTATACTTAGCAAGACTCATAAAGAATATAGAACCATTAAAACGACTCATCCTCTTGAGTGTGCTCATCATACTTTGACGCCTTTTTTGTTTACATAAATCCTCTTTACGCTCTCGACTCTGTTTCACGTTTTATATCAGCCATCGAAAGAGTTCTTTCACGAATGTAATTAAGAATGGCTATTGAAGCCTGGCCGAAAGTTTTGCCGAACGTTTTTCTAGACAACTGTACTGCTACTACGGGATAATCGCGTAGAACGTAACGTTTGATTCCTATGTCAAAgaaaacatttgtaaaaaatgcaaaCGGCCGATACGTAATCAATAATTACCACAACCTTGAATATTTATTCATGCACCTACAATGCGAAAGAAACATACGTGGCGTCCGTTTCTTCCTCGACGAACGGAACCACGATCCAACGATTTCTACTTCTTCAAATGTTAGGAATAAATCGAGAGATAACCAACCCTGCAGAAATATGATCAACGACCACGTGCTTTTTAACCTATAAAACGGGCATCGTTTCGCAACGAAGAGCAGCATGCCTTTTCCCAATCTTATCAAAGAAACGTATATAACGGGCGCCGTACGTGGAATGTCGTCGATGTCCAACCCTCCACCAGCACAATACCACCCTCGccgcgagaaagaagaaaactagcGAGCCGctcgaaaaaaagagaaacgagagagaaaaatagaaaaagagacagTATAGAGATATACACATATACTTACAGCGGAACGACGTGAAAGAGGGTGGCTTAGCATGAGGGGCGTGGTGGCCCCACCACCCCCATCAAACGACCAGGCAGAAACTACTTTTGGGGTAGCCGACCCACACACCTCCTTTCTCCAATCCATCCCTCCCCCTCGGTTCCTTCCCATCCCCCGAAGCAGTTCGAGCCAAGCCAGCCACCCCTCGCACCCCAAAAATAATTGCACGTTTCGTGGTCTCTTGATCCGCGCGTAAAAGTAATCCAAACATCGCATAAAAATTATGTTTACGAGTTTCGAATGGGCGCAGGGGTCGACCCTGCAGGGTAGACGACACTGCACTGCACGCCGAAAACATATCAACAGTCTCTCTCCTCTCGCCTAGATAGGGATCTCTTTCTAGGAATTTCTCGGATTGTTTAGAACTCGCATGTGAACCACAGGAGCGACCGCGCGAGTTACGAGGTGATCTTCCGCACTTTTATGGAGTGTTCTCTTATCTTAGTGGCGTACATTTAATCGGAAATTGTTTACCGCGATTTTCGATATACTAATTACTAATATTAGTAATTACTAATATAGAACCGGATTttcttgtattatttaaaactaCCTGCGAGAGTAACAATAACAGTAATCTTTAAGGTTTATTGGTAAAGCAATATTTATCAACGTTATTTTCTTCCTTGCAAGAAACTAGATCAATTAACAACAACGACAATAAAGATAATAGATAGTAAAACTCACctgttttctctttgatttcacACAGGACCGAAAACAAGGCTGGCTTCATTCTGTGACAGTTTAATGTATGTTTTctgaaaaaaagaatataaattattaattgcgtgatataaattaaatatcgagTAATTGgcaaaaaatttatattgtgCGATATCAttcattataaagaaatacgagtctaaaattaatataacattacgtaTGCGTGACATAGTTGAACATAATAGTATAAACATTTTGGTAAACTTGTATAATCGTGCAAGTACCAATAGTGCGAAGATAACCGTCTTATCGCGTATTCGGACGCCTATATATAACTTACTGTTGTAGCTTGTCATTACCAGTATATCTACTATATTCGTTACTTAACAGTTTGTACTTAACAGTTACCAagctataaaatgataaaaagacaTCATAAGAATAATATTTACTCTCTTCGACCGAAATCCTAACATAAAACATTATAAAGCGATGAACATAACCTGCATTTATCGTTATTTGATACGTTTATTACATGCTTTAACAGCTAATAAAAAGATTCCAGAGTAATTGATttcaatgtaatgttataaagaaaccatttaaaaaataaaagaagcgtGTCAAATAAGTAAATGAAATACTGCGAGAAAATTGATGaaagaattattaaagtaatgATGCATCTTAGAAGTATTAAAAAATGGCGGCTGATCGGATCACGAATGGGACCAACCTCGCTTGCGCCTCGTCCAAGCTTTGATCAGTGATGTTCATAATTTGTTGGAGAATTTCACTGATGTCCTGTTTTCTAGCCTCGACGGCTTGATCCGGACCTTGTGTCGCAGTTCCATCCACAGGCCCCATACTACCGTATCCAGTAGTATTTTGGGCCCCTTGACCCTGGTTTCCTCCCATCAAACCAACACCTGATCCGCCGTGTTGCAGCATCCTGCCAGTTTCATCCATCAACCGTAGACTGTAGCACTAAGAATATTATTCGCCTCTTTccgtctttttctctcttttttctttttctcttccctgTAGCAAGAGTAAATTTCGTTCACACAACACTCGCGGATGTAAGTATATCGTATACCAGGTGTCGCAGAAAAACACGACTGTACAAACAACCGTCCCGCTCTTTCACTTTATGACGACTCCTGTATCTCGAGGAAAATATGTTTCACGCACGtgctctatctctctctctcacactcGTGCGACACTTCATATGGAAGCCCGAGCAGGCATGCACTtgcaaaaatagaatttttcatgAATAATGTACCAAATTTCTTGAGAATACGAagaaatctatgagaatgaTAGATCCCCGTAATGCGCCGTACGGTTGGCTTAGAGGTTATGCCGCCGTGGCCTTTGTCTCTTACGTATCGTTTGGCGTTTTAACTTGTTCTTGCTCCTCTTTCCCGGTCGCTCTAttgctctttctctttttctctcttggtTATTCGTCCGCTTGCTCgctctttcgcttttcttttttctcttttcttgctGTATCTATCCTTCTCTTTCGATGCCCTTCGGTATCCTTTTTACTTCTattccccctctctctctctctctctctctatctctctctcttcgtttcttttctcacTAATATATATTTCCTTGCTGATTCAAGAACATTCACGTTGCGTCTAGTAATCGGTTTCTAATTTGCTATACACACTACAGAGATGATGAAAATGGTGCCTTCGGCAGCTTTAAACTTGACGGATTGTCGGATTTTACGTATACGCGGTTATGTCGACGGTCGGCGTCGCGCCCGGTCCGCACTCTCCTTTCACTCGTTCTTTCCTCTGCTCAGTAAGGATACTCGTACAAGCTGAGGAAAATCGGCGTTCTTCGAGCCATCCGCGCACGGACGTCACACACCAACTCTCCGCCTTACAAGGCAACGCGCGGACCGACCGTTTCTGTCGCTCTTTTCACTCTTCTCGGCCGCGAGCGACTGCTACGCTCCTGAAGCACGCGCGTGTTCGTGCGTTGGTGTGTGCACCGAGCCTTGGTGTGCGTACGTGCATGCGCCAATCGGCGGCCATAATAGCCGCCTCGACCAATCAGAATGGCTGAttcatttccttctttcttcgtttaaagCAGTTCATTCGCTCGCTCTCCCATGTTATTGTCCGCGTGCGCATCCACTCTATTTATGATGCGATTTCGCCGCTTCTCCTAATCCCGTTCCCTTAACCTGTATCCGTCAACTTCGAATTTTCCCCAAATTACATAAAGCCACCTCGAAACTGATCCTTCCAGACACTATTTGTTACATCGGAGATAGAAGCTTTCATAAAACAACCTCCTTTACCTTGTATTCCAGGAGGCGCAAACTCCGCCCATTccttcaatttcttttctttttttttctgatCACCACTAATGCTCAATCCTAAACGTTTGCGCCATTATTATGTAAAGTTTGACCAAAAAGATTGAACAAAACCAAATATTTGATGGTACTTTTGCCTTGTTGAATGCCGTATAAATAAAACGAAGGTACCTACTTCGTATACTTGGAAAATGTAAATTACGAGGACGGCGTGCGCAAGTCCATCGTACAACATGGCTACATAATCAGCCATTTTTATAACGCGGGAAAACTCGAATgttcaattataatatttatttaacgacggtgaattaaattattttaaactgaATATTAGGATGTAAAAGACaaacgtttcataatattatttgataaatacATCTAAACACATCAATGTGTATGATTTATTATCTTAACGTTTGAACATATTACATGCTGTTTGTAACGGACATTCTAGCTACATATATTTAGCACTTTTTCCCCCAAGTTTATAAGTTActcgatatttcgaatttcaaggCTTATAAACGATACGATTGCTTTATTATATTGTGATATATTGATTTATTGGTATTGAAGTGACTTTATTCATTGACACTGATAACATATATTAAGGACTAAAGCAGTTCATTCACATTTATAAACTCTAACGATAAGAAGCGTGTGTTGGCCAACAAAAAATAGGTTACacgtttaaatatattatacttcattaattaaaaattgctaaTTGATTGATTTAAaccatattttacataaatatggaTCATGAAAAGTATTACGACAGAAAATCAGATGGAAGCTATGTTGtacattttcttaataaaaaaggattaaatttgcAAGAGGTTAATGAAAGGTTTTCTGCTTTTGGCAAAGTTTTATCTGTGGATGATCACGGAAAAGCTAATGCATTATGTTTTATAAGATATGAAACAGTTGAAGATGCGATAAAATGCATTGACGgctttaaaaataacaaatctaTCAAGATTTTGCCACATGTACATAAAGTAAATAATACTAATGGGAAGCGTTTGAGCCGTATCAATACTAGAGGCAAGATATtgcaaagtaaaaaaaaaagatcatcTAATCAAGATTCTTCTAGACATTGCTTTGAGAAAAGTAATCTCAATAATAATTTCTCACTAACAAAACAGTTTCAAGACACAGAAACAGACTGCCATTCTagttcaaatatattaaaatcattatCTAACAATAGCAACTTTAAGAATGATAAAGTAGATGATAAAGACAGCGTTGACCGTGCTTCTCCTAAACAAATATCATCTTCAAAACATATTTCAAGATTTATAGACCTAcagaaaattatatcaaataGTTTAATTTCATCAGGAGTTACTAATGGAAATGTAAAAGAatcaaaaaaaatatttgatgaaaCAGAGATTCCAGCTTTGATGCCTATTGATCAAAAATATAGGGTACAAAATGATAAAGTCGTTCCATCATCCACAAAAATTATTCCAGCAAAAGAAGTAATCATAGCTAATATCAATCCAAGTTTaagtatacattatatattacatcTTTTTAACAAGTTTAATCCTATAGCAGCATCATCTATGATGCTAATACCAAAAACTGATATATCATACTGTTATGTTTATTATGAAACATATAATGAAGCATATGCTTCTATGAAAGAATTTGACATGTATCATTTACATGGAAGGAAGCTGATTGTTTTAACAACAGAAGAACTGATGAAAGAGATctctttgttataaatatattaatactattgtgcatatattatacaataaagtAAATATGAATGAAACCTTCCACTTTGAcactttattttccttttttattggtttctatttaataaatatagtaaagttttaaaatgtaaatatataaatattatctattattaacGGTTACTACCAGCGTTTCTTGTAGTATGatacgaatttttaaaaaatgtggaaataaaaagaattccaGTGTTCATGAGTTTGCGCGTTAGGCTGCAATTTCTAACCTGCGTGCTTTTAAAGCGTTAAAAATGTGTCTGTAGTTTATGATTGTGAGACGTTTACACTCTGGTACTAGCAGTAGTAGGAAGTAAGTACATGTGTGTGTGGTGAAAAACATGCAATTAAAAATGTCAAAACCATTTAATCAAAATGCTGTGAAGCAATTATTGCTGCAAGAAAATGAGtttatttcgaatatattttcaaaaatgccATTGCCTATGTCTGAATTAGGtaagaatataaaaagataacATAACCTTAAAGTACTCATGATTTTtgcaattataataaaaattgtcatATTATCAGTTTCAGATGACAAGAGTAAATTAGTTACACACAAGAATAAGAATATGCCAAAAGGTATTTATTCCTTGctattgttgtatattatttaatttagtttaaaatttctattttttatcgtagataatattttaccaaatttaagtggaaagaaaaagagggcaCAAACATTTGAGGAGTTACATGCTAAATTGGAGGGATTAAAGAATGTTAAACGATTGGGATATAAAGAAaagcaattaaaaaagaatttgaaaaccagaattaaaaaaatgacaaaaaggaaagaacggaTAATGCAAAAGAAACAAGTAAAAATAGAGCAAAATGGGAATACTTTGTCtaacataaaagaagaagatagcGAAGTACCAAAGGTTCCAAGACCAAAGCCTGTGTTTAATTCAGAAGGCAAAATGGTATTTagtaaatttgatttttctgaCCTTGGAACAAGAAAAAAGCTGCCTAAAAAGGATGCAAAAAAGATGTTACTAGAGTTGAAACAAAAAAAGGAGAAGTTAAAAGCAATGGAACAATCAGGTGAAAAAGAAAGAGtagaagaaattaaagaaaaggaTGCATGGCAGTCTGCCCTGGCAAAAGCTGGTGGTGAGAAGgtaataaagatatatttaaatttgtaaattttttttataatttcaggaAAAGTAGATTTAGAATAATGGTTTACATGTTGTATAAATGTTATACTTATCGATAGGTGAAAAATGATGTAGATTTACTTAAGCGAacattaaaaaggaaagaaaataaaaaaagacagAGTGCTAAAAAATGGGAATCTAGGTTAGACAATGTACAGAAAGGAATTcgagaaaaacaagaaaaacgaCAGGATAACATtatgaagagaaagaaagagaaaaagatgcataaattaaaaaaagcgGCTAAAAAGGGAAGGATTATACCCGGATTTTAAGTATAACGTAAAGGATTATAGATAAAAGACATTTAATTCTAACAgagttattttatatgttatgcAGTTTTATTCtgcataatttaattaaatttttatattaagacGAATTCAACATTTGTGTAAATGATATTCATTAATTGAATAATACTCCTTAGGACAAATTTGTATTAACTTATTGTTAATATCAGAATACAAGAGAATTGTTTTCAAACAAAtcattttttgttgtttataattatattatatacactcACAAATGTGGaacaatattttacattgaCAATGCAAAAATCAATTGTAATGTGTACATAttgtataaattttgtaaaaactgAACGTAGGTGTTGTATAGACAGTGttttataatcatttatttacatattgtgATATTTGTTTGTACATggtattaacaattttttatttacactaATGATGTAGGGTTTGTTGCCTCGTTATAAGTTTTTCATGATATAAAAAGCGGCATGTTCATAGAATCTTGTACAATTTGACAGTATAAAATTTagtcattaattttatatacgaGTGCAAAACTTGCTTGTAAAGATCCACATTCCATATAATGTCCTCAGACTTTGAATTGTTTTGTATCGAAGATCTCCTTACGGTCAGTTTCATTATTGTTCACGATCTCATATACTAAATTgtcataatacatatatatcttataaatcTCTTAATAGATTATGGGTAAGTCGAGTACGAGAGCTTCGATGTAGCCGCCCTCTTCCACTTCCTGCTAGGTATCACCAAGAGCAGAGGATACAGCGTTAGCGTGTGTTAATGCTGTCCATAGAGGGCTATGATCCACGGATAATGGTACCACCGATTTAGATGATCGTGGAGACCTAGAtagaaagataaataattagtttaaattaatattcttttacaaATACGACATCtgttataaatacataatagaTATTTTCGCAAAGTTGCAAGTTGCAACTCCTAATGATATATCGGTAATGCAGGAATTCTAAGtattaagaaaattttctaGAAACAAGTCGATGGAAAAAGAAGCAATCTTTGTTGCGAATGATACATGATTCGTATGAAACCTTTTTCTCATGTTTAATTTAAGGAAATAAGAATGATACTTCAATATGTATTACACGTACAAAAAATAAGAATCTGACCTAGGCGGTACCAAAACTGGATGCTAATCTGGACTACTGAGTTCCAGTGCAGTGCTCTGTTCAGGATCCGATCGTTCTTCAACGACAGTGTCTAGTTCCAGTGATGGAAAAGCTCTAGATCCTCGATCGCTTCGTAACGATACTGTTCTCGTTGGACGATCAATTCCAGCTATCgcacaaaaatatatatgaatatgtattaatatttcataataataaagGTTCTTGATTATATAGAAAATCTTGTCTAACAATTCTGTaagtgaatttttaaattatcaataaTAAAGATTAATATTGTCTAAATGCATTATAATGTCAAGATTATGTGGTAAAAGTTATTAATTTGATTTGTACAGTTATTAACAAATTGTTGTATACGAAATGCGTTGAGATATACGCTGCATAGGCTTGCATAGCAAACAGTTTAAAGTCATGCGACTAGAACTATGTTAAATACATAAGAAGTAAATACATGCCTTTCGATTAAGATTAAAATGTAGCCAAGCTGCATAtattatttgcataaaaatgcTCAACTTTTCTTACTTTCGATTTTCATGATTGCGTTGGAAATCTCAAGCTGCTGAAGTATAATATTCTTAACaaagtattatttaaatacgcTTCAATGTAGCCTGCATGATCAATCTCGCACGAattgtttttatcatttttattcttgTCCACCCTTCTGGCGGAACTTCAATTAAGTTCTGTAAGTTGTCTTCTAAGTATGCAACGGTAgtagcggcggcggcggcggcggcaaaTGATTATGCATTAAGTAAAAGAAACTATG
This DNA window, taken from Bombus terrestris chromosome 3, iyBomTerr1.2, whole genome shotgun sequence, encodes the following:
- the LOC105667144 gene encoding uncharacterized protein LOC105667144, whose product is MDHEKYYDRKSDGSYVVHFLNKKGLNLQEVNERFSAFGKVLSVDDHGKANALCFIRYETVEDAIKCIDGFKNNKSIKILPHVHKVNNTNGKRLSRINTRGKILQSKKKRSSNQDSSRHCFEKSNLNNNFSLTKQFQDTETDCHSSSNILKSLSNNSNFKNDKVDDKDSVDRASPKQISSSKHISRFIDLQKIISNSLISSGVTNGNVKESKKIFDETEIPALMPIDQKYRVQNDKVVPSSTKIIPAKEVIIANINPSLSIHYILHLFNKFNPIAASSMMLIPKTDISYCYVYYETYNEAYASMKEFDMYHLHGRKLIVLTTEELMKEISLL
- the LOC100648238 gene encoding surfeit locus protein 6 homolog, whose amino-acid sequence is MQLKMSKPFNQNAVKQLLLQENEFISNIFSKMPLPMSELVSDDKSKLVTHKNKNMPKDNILPNLSGKKKRAQTFEELHAKLEGLKNVKRLGYKEKQLKKNLKTRIKKMTKRKERIMQKKQVKIEQNGNTLSNIKEEDSEVPKVPRPKPVFNSEGKMVFSKFDFSDLGTRKKLPKKDAKKMLLELKQKKEKLKAMEQSGEKERVEEIKEKDAWQSALAKAGGEKVKNDVDLLKRTLKRKENKKRQSAKKWESRLDNVQKGIREKQEKRQDNIMKRKKEKKMHKLKKAAKKGRIIPGF